One genomic region from Epinephelus fuscoguttatus linkage group LG6, E.fuscoguttatus.final_Chr_v1 encodes:
- the LOC125890274 gene encoding leukocyte surface antigen CD53-like isoform X2 — protein MIHSKFASLVTTFWPIYPANTLVVTGTIVTCVCYLGVLGGMKENRCMLISFFILLFILMLVELAMACVFLVYSREIDTYFENDLMRSLEIYRQSSPESNKTIKEDFDAVQHLFRCCGVHGVADWKGNVPISCCSKDPCNTLPHTNWQEGCLLKLRSWFARNYLSTGAGVVTMFIIQFICLSITIPLFCHLSRQGLGYQ, from the exons ATGATTCACTCCAAGTTTGCCTCCCTCGTCACCACCTTCTGGCCCATCTACCCCGCCAATACTTTGGTGGTCACCGGTACCATTGTTACCTGTGTGTGCTATTTGGGAGTGTTAGGAGGCATGAAGGAGAATCGCTGCATGCTCATCAGT TTTTTCATTCTGCTCTTCATCCTGATGCTGGTGGAGCTGGCCATGGCCTGCGTGTTCCTAGTCTACAGCAGAGAG ATTGACACATACTTTGAGAATGACCTGATGCGAAGCTTGGAGATCTACAGACAGTCTAGTCCAGAAAGCAACAAGACCATTAAAGAGGACTTTGATGCTGTCCAGCACCTG tttaGGTGCTGTGGAGTTCATGGCGTGGCAGACTGGAAGGGTAATGTGCCAATCTCCTGTTGTAGCAAGGACCCCTGTAACACCCTCCCTCACACCAACTGGCAAGAG GGTTGTCTTTTGAAACTGAGAAGCTGGTTTGCCAGAAACTATCTCAGCACAGGTGCAGGCGTTGTCACAATGTTTATCATACAG TTTATTTGTCTGTCTATCACCATCCCTCTCTTTTGCCACTTGAGTCGACAAGGACTGGGCTACCAGTGA
- the LOC125890274 gene encoding leukocyte surface antigen CD53-like isoform X1, with product MNRSCVNCLKTMVINLNFLCWLCGAFVVAFGEFQMIHSKFASLVTTFWPIYPANTLVVTGTIVTCVCYLGVLGGMKENRCMLISFFILLFILMLVELAMACVFLVYSREIDTYFENDLMRSLEIYRQSSPESNKTIKEDFDAVQHLFRCCGVHGVADWKGNVPISCCSKDPCNTLPHTNWQEGCLLKLRSWFARNYLSTGAGVVTMFIIQFICLSITIPLFCHLSRQGLGYQ from the exons CTGTGTGGGGCATTTGTGGTAGCGTTCGGAGAGTTCCAGATGATTCACTCCAAGTTTGCCTCCCTCGTCACCACCTTCTGGCCCATCTACCCCGCCAATACTTTGGTGGTCACCGGTACCATTGTTACCTGTGTGTGCTATTTGGGAGTGTTAGGAGGCATGAAGGAGAATCGCTGCATGCTCATCAGT TTTTTCATTCTGCTCTTCATCCTGATGCTGGTGGAGCTGGCCATGGCCTGCGTGTTCCTAGTCTACAGCAGAGAG ATTGACACATACTTTGAGAATGACCTGATGCGAAGCTTGGAGATCTACAGACAGTCTAGTCCAGAAAGCAACAAGACCATTAAAGAGGACTTTGATGCTGTCCAGCACCTG tttaGGTGCTGTGGAGTTCATGGCGTGGCAGACTGGAAGGGTAATGTGCCAATCTCCTGTTGTAGCAAGGACCCCTGTAACACCCTCCCTCACACCAACTGGCAAGAG GGTTGTCTTTTGAAACTGAGAAGCTGGTTTGCCAGAAACTATCTCAGCACAGGTGCAGGCGTTGTCACAATGTTTATCATACAG TTTATTTGTCTGTCTATCACCATCCCTCTCTTTTGCCACTTGAGTCGACAAGGACTGGGCTACCAGTGA